The Kribbella amoyensis genomic sequence GGACCAGGCGGAGCAGCTCCTTCGGGCCGAGCCGGTGCGCCAGCTGGCTGCGGATCGCCGCCAGCGCGATGATCCCGGCCAGCATGCTCGACACGACCGCGAACAGCACCAGCTGCACGGCGTACGTGAGCAACAGCGCGGCACCCGCCTGTGCCAGCGGATCATCGGCCTCCAAGAACCCACCGATGCCGCCCGGTACCGCCACCTGGGTGAGCGCGGCCTGGACGGCGGCCAGCGCGATCCCGGCCAGCACCGGCAGGCCGAGCATGATCGTCTTGTTCTCGGAGATGGTCCGGGCCGCGTTGTCCAGCAGGTCGGCGGGCAGCCACGGGCGCAACGGCTCGGCAACGGTCTCCCGGACTCCCAGGTCGTCCCGCACGCCGCCTCCGCTCGCTCGCCGGGTCACCGGGTTGTCCCCGGCCCGCGCTGTGCACCATGATCTCCCCCCGGACGGTCACCGGCCGCCCTGGTTGGGCGCCCTCCGGCGATCCGGCGTGTGCATTACCCCGGGAATGGGACACTATCCGTAGTGCGTACGGCAGCGCACTGGACTCGAACCGGCAAGGAGCAACGGCGTGGCAGACGGTAACCGGACGATGCGGGGCCGCATTCTCATCGTCGACGACGACACCGCGTTGTCGGAGATGCTCAGCATCGTGCTGCGCAACGAGGGCTACGACACGTACCTGGTCGCCACCGGGGACAAGGCCGTGCCGGCCTTCCGTGAGTTCAAGCCGGACCTGTTGCTGCTCGACCTGATGCTGCCGGGGATGGACGGAATCGACGTCTGCCGCGCGATCCGGGCCGAGTCCGGCGTACCGATCGTGATGCTGACCGCGAAGAGCGACACCGTGGACGTCGTGCTGGGCCTGGAGTCCGGCGCCGACGACTACGTGGTGAAGCCGTTCAAGCCGAAGGAGCTGGTGGCCCGGATCCGGGCCCGGCTGCGCCGGATGGACGAGCCCGGGCCGGAGTCGCTGACCATCGGGGACCTGACCATCGACGTGGCCGGCCACTCGGTGAAGCGGGCCGGCGAGACGATCCAGCTGACCCCGCTGGAGTTCGACCTGCTGGTCTGCCTGGCCTCCAAGCCCTGGCAGGTGTTCACCCGTGAGGTGCTGCTGGAGCAGGTCTGGGGCTACCGGCACGCCGCGGACACCCGGTTGGTGAACGTGCACGTGCAGCGGCTCCGGTCGAAGATCGAGAAGGACCCTGAGCACCCCGAGATCGTGGTCACGGTCCGGGGCGTCGGTTACAAGGCGGGTGCGGACTGATCGAGTACGGCCGCGACGAGACGTCGCCGGCGGAGAAACCGGACCAAGAACCGGAACCCCGCGGTACCGAGATCGAGCTCACCGCCGCCGGGGTGGACTGGCACGCCCTGCCGCAACCGTTCTGGCGGACCCACCCCAAGCACTGGCCGGACCTGTGGCGGCGCTCGATCCAGGCCCGGATCGTCACCGGCACGCTGCTGATGTCCGCGGTGGTGGTGATCCTGGTCGGCTGGGTGATGATGAGCCAGGTCACCGACGGCGTGCTGGAGTCCCGCCGGACCAGCGCCCAGGCCGAGGCGGCCGCCCAGCTCACCACGCTGAGCAACTCGATCAACGCGGCCGACCCGGCCGCGATCAGCCAGAACCTGTCCCAGCTGGTCCAGGGCTCCAACCGGGCCGGCCTGTACGACGTGGTGCTGGTGCCGACCGACTCGTCCGGCTCCACCAACATCCGCAGTACCGGGCTGGTGGAGTCCTCGTCGATCCCGCAGCAGCTGCAGTCGTCGGTGTCGAGCGACGAGAGCAAGCTCTACGACACGTACACGCTGATCAAGTACGACGGCCGGCCGAGCGAGCCC encodes the following:
- the mtrA gene encoding MtrAB system response regulator MtrA, giving the protein MRGRILIVDDDTALSEMLSIVLRNEGYDTYLVATGDKAVPAFREFKPDLLLLDLMLPGMDGIDVCRAIRAESGVPIVMLTAKSDTVDVVLGLESGADDYVVKPFKPKELVARIRARLRRMDEPGPESLTIGDLTIDVAGHSVKRAGETIQLTPLEFDLLVCLASKPWQVFTREVLLEQVWGYRHAADTRLVNVHVQRLRSKIEKDPEHPEIVVTVRGVGYKAGAD